A region of Candidatus Paceibacterota bacterium DNA encodes the following proteins:
- a CDS encoding insulinase family protein, translating into MRLHTRKLDNGLTLQVVEMPGTNVVTALILAGAGSRYEDLSNAGIAHFLEHMFFKGGEKYKTPKEVSEAIDEVGGEFNAFTAKEVAGYYVKASKEHQKTALSVLSDMLLNARFPEEEIEKERGVILEEMAMYLDMPIYQVAWDFERVLFGDQPLGRDEIGTREVITSVKREDFLSFRNGLYVPENIVITLAGAVTQKDLDELERYFHFNDTTQTKHEPPFDHELATEKYAIREKQTEQYHINFGVRAVPRGDERFPTLKVLATILGGNMSSRMFQTIREEKGLCYSIHTQAEGFTDTGLLTTRAGVRLDQVLPAARAIREEYNRIAKDGISTAELKKARSYINGKLDLKTEDTEEVALHFAQKRLLDKEDGSFEQLKESVAAVTTEDVHMLAKELLKPEHYHFAGIGPRIDEEKLREILS; encoded by the coding sequence ATGAGACTACATACGAGAAAACTAGATAACGGTCTGACGCTACAAGTGGTAGAAATGCCCGGAACAAATGTCGTCACTGCTCTTATTCTCGCTGGCGCCGGATCACGATATGAAGACCTCTCGAATGCCGGGATCGCTCATTTTCTTGAGCATATGTTTTTCAAAGGCGGTGAAAAGTATAAAACCCCAAAGGAAGTGAGCGAAGCGATTGACGAGGTTGGTGGCGAATTCAACGCGTTTACCGCAAAGGAAGTCGCTGGGTATTATGTTAAGGCGAGTAAGGAGCATCAAAAAACCGCGCTCTCAGTCTTAAGTGACATGCTTCTTAATGCGCGGTTTCCAGAAGAAGAAATAGAGAAAGAACGCGGGGTTATCCTTGAAGAGATGGCGATGTATCTCGATATGCCAATCTACCAAGTCGCTTGGGACTTTGAGCGAGTTCTCTTTGGTGATCAGCCGCTTGGCCGTGACGAGATTGGCACCCGGGAGGTGATCACGTCAGTGAAGCGGGAGGACTTTCTTTCATTTCGTAATGGACTCTATGTCCCTGAAAATATCGTAATCACACTCGCTGGGGCAGTTACACAAAAAGATCTCGACGAATTAGAGAGATATTTCCATTTCAATGACACAACACAAACAAAACACGAGCCCCCTTTTGACCATGAACTCGCAACAGAAAAATACGCCATCCGAGAAAAACAAACCGAGCAGTATCATATAAACTTTGGCGTCCGTGCGGTCCCCAGAGGCGATGAGCGGTTCCCGACCCTTAAGGTGCTCGCCACAATCCTTGGTGGCAATATGTCATCGCGTATGTTCCAGACAATCCGTGAAGAGAAAGGTCTTTGCTACTCAATACACACCCAGGCCGAGGGGTTCACCGACACCGGACTTCTTACCACGCGCGCCGGTGTGCGTCTTGACCAAGTGCTTCCTGCTGCTCGTGCCATTCGTGAAGAGTATAATCGTATTGCCAAAGACGGCATAAGTACCGCTGAGCTGAAGAAAGCCCGGTCATACATAAACGGGAAACTTGACCTCAAAACAGAAGATACCGAGGAAGTTGCGCTCCATTTTGCACAAAAGAGACTTCTCGACAAAGAAGACGGTTCGTTTGAGCAATTAAAAGAGAGCGTGGCGGCGGTTACCACTGAAGATGTTCATATGCTTGCGAAGGAACTCCTCAAGCCGGAGCATTACCACTTTGCCGGAATCGGTCCAAGGATTGACGAAGAAAAGCTCCGCGAAATACTCTCGTAA
- a CDS encoding EamA family transporter: MWAIYAFISAITAALVAIFAKMGLKDIDSTLATTVRAIIMAGFLIIVSFFLKKFDGFSLTSFGGKEWLLIFLAGIAGALSWLFYFLALKTGTASGVVAIDRMSIVFVVILAALFLGEGFGWKAVIGALLMTGGAILITLR, encoded by the coding sequence ATGTGGGCTATTTACGCATTTATCTCGGCTATTACCGCGGCACTTGTCGCAATCTTTGCAAAGATGGGGCTTAAGGACATTGATTCGACGCTCGCAACAACCGTGCGCGCGATCATCATGGCGGGGTTCCTTATCATTGTGAGTTTCTTTTTAAAAAAATTCGACGGATTCTCACTCACAAGCTTTGGTGGAAAAGAATGGCTCTTAATATTCCTCGCAGGTATTGCGGGTGCGCTTTCGTGGCTCTTTTACTTTCTCGCACTTAAGACAGGGACGGCAAGCGGCGTCGTAGCAATCGACCGTATGAGCATTGTCTTCGTGGTGATCCTTGCTGCACTTTTCCTCGGTGAAGGATTCGGCTGGAAGGCGGTCATTGGCGCACTCCTTATGACAGGTGGCGCAATATTGATAACACTCCGATAG